From a single Candidatus Baltobacteraceae bacterium genomic region:
- the rplL gene encoding 50S ribosomal protein L7/L12, whose protein sequence is MAVAELIDQIDKLTVLELADLVKQLEEKYGVSAAAPVAMMAAAPGAGAAAPAAEKTEFDVILAEAGPEKIKVIKAVRELTSLGLTEAKAFVESAPKPVKEGVTKDEAEQVKKKLEEAGAKVEIK, encoded by the coding sequence ATGGCAGTTGCCGAACTCATCGATCAAATCGACAAACTCACCGTTCTCGAGCTCGCGGATCTCGTCAAGCAGCTCGAAGAGAAGTACGGCGTCTCCGCAGCCGCGCCGGTTGCGATGATGGCCGCCGCTCCGGGCGCGGGTGCTGCCGCACCGGCCGCCGAGAAGACCGAATTCGACGTCATTCTCGCCGAAGCCGGACCGGAAAAGATCAAGGTCATCAAGGCCGTTCGCGAACTCACGAGCCTCGGTTTGACCGAAGCGAAAGCGTTCGTCGAGAGCGCGCCCAAGCCGGTTAAGGAAGGCGTCACCAAAGACGAAGCCGAGCAGGTCAAGAAGAAGCTCGAGGAAGCCGGCGCCAAAGTCGAGATCAAGTAA